One stretch of Juglans microcarpa x Juglans regia isolate MS1-56 chromosome 3D, Jm3101_v1.0, whole genome shotgun sequence DNA includes these proteins:
- the LOC121254824 gene encoding type 2 DNA topoisomerase 6 subunit B-like isoform X2 has product MEPITSDPCYSSWLEKSKSPSHSLFKEELVELYRRAGVASIFCSLPPKRVSPRAPMEIASANVICLQVSFCDLQEILPFSSSIGFCKHPLVSLATQRCRLSGEPCRLSVVVKCSLPSDPLLIRISISDTGVGSCLEEFQGLKFSRQSIGDEKWDGVLSVRTTGKCDNEVYHYQLNLKESASARRLTRLPSNPKNGVKFSGTEVILSMFESADALVAEINCFFQKNVAYELVVERGDAPGSQCEHVFLANESNPLSFSASNLECLKSGIEDYVLKHGYKKEHLKVGSGTAYCTEGHQNTGWMMDTVIAISEISEPISSCFRTSGAKSEVIYFKDFSPCSVSRSSMKALTSIDWRSFGLTLKSIANQGGYAFLDWEGLPPNTRIDIILHSYHKQAIMPSAKQETQLDRNLIKRAVKLALDDLKEKHAGVLLSAHALKIRSYAPDLAKTIAGLILSSNDSGFQGECFSLLGLQCQGVGGEIVEDCIKKKIISVIEMNDRKSHERSEDVAPFLFEDECLQELDFQEDEYEEGVGFVFLARLYMRFSQLDQLMLKPRILSMGVLESPAWLPTVYWQLEIEHGYSLS; this is encoded by the exons ATGGAACCGATAACTTCAGATCCCTGTTATTCGTCGTGGCTTGAAAAGTCGAAGAGCCCATCCCATAGTCTTTTCAAAGAAGAATTGGTCGAACTCTACAGGCGCGCGGGAGTCGCTTCTATTTTCTGTTCGCTTCCCCCTAAAAGAGTTTCTCCTCGGGCTCCAATGGAGATTGCTTCCGCCAATGTAATCTGTCTGCAAGTGAGTTTTTGTGATCTGCAAGAGATACTTCCATTTTCCTCATCGATCGGTTTTTGCAAACACCCG CTGGTTTCTTTGGCGACTCAAAGATGCCGCTTATCCGGCGAGCCATGCAGGCTCTCAGTTGTTGTCAAATGCTCTCTACCTTCCGATCCTCTTCTTATTCGAATCTCAA TTTCAGATACGGGTGTTGGAAGCTGCCTGGAGGAGTTTCAGGGCTTGAAGTTTTCAAGACAAAGCATTGGCGACGAAAAGTGGG ATGGAGTGCTATCTGTGAGAACTACTG GCAAATGTGATAATGAGGTATATCACTATCAGTTAAATCTAAAAGAGAGTGCTTCTGCCAGAAGGCTGACTAGGCTACCTTCAAACCCAAAGAATGGTGTGAAATTCAG TGGGACTGAAGTAATTCTCTCCATGTTCGAAAGTGCTGATGCCTTGGTGGCAGAGATCAATTGCTTCTTTCAAAAG AATGTTGCATATGAACTGGTAGTTGAACGTGGGGATGCTCCTGGATCGCAATGTGAACATGTTTTTCTAGCAAATGAGTCCAATCCGTTATCTTTCTCAGCCTCAAATCTTGAATGTTTGAAGTCCGGCATTGAAGATTATGTTTTGAAGCATGGATACAAGAA GGAGCATCTCAAGGTTGGGAGTGGGACGGCATATTGCACAGAAGGCCATCAGAATACTGGATGGATGATGGACACCGTGATTGCCATAAGTGAAATATCAGAGCCAATCAGTAGTTGCTTCAGGACTAGCGGTGCAAAAAGTGAG gttatttattttaaagatttttcaCCTTGCTCGGTCTCCCGGTCATCTATGAAGGCATTGACTAGCATTGACTGGAGAAGTTTTGGGTTGACTTTGAAAAGCATTGCGAATCAAGGTGGCTATGCATTTTTGGACTGGGAAGGCTTGCCACCAAATACTCGCATAGATATCATCCTCCATTCTTACCATAAGCA GGCCATAATGCCATCTGCGAAGCAAGAGACTCAACTTGATCGAAATCTCATAAAAAGAGCAGTGAAACTTGCATTGGATGATTTGAAGGAGAAGCATGCGGGAGTTCTTCTAAGTGCTCATGCCCTCAAG ATTCGCAGTTATGCGCCCGACCTCGCAAAAACAATTGCTGGCCTAATTTTGTCTTCCAATGACTCTGGCTTCCAGGGAGAATGCTTTTCTCTTCTTGGTTTGCAGTGTCAGGGAGTGGGAGGTGAAATTGTTGAAGACTgtataaagaaaaagattatcTCTGTTATAGAGATGAATGATAGGAAGTCCCACGAAAGAAGCGAAGACGTTgcaccttttctttttgaagatGAGTGCCTCCAGGAGCTAGACTTCCAAGAAGATGAATATGAAGAAG GAGTGGGCTTTGTGTTTCTGGCCCGTTTGTATATGCGTTTTAGCCAACTGGACCAGCTGATGTTGAAGCCCAGAATACTTTCAATGGGTGTTTTAGAAAGTCCAGCCTGGCTACCAACCGTATATTGGCAGTTGGAAATAGAGCACGGTTATTCTTTATCTTAG
- the LOC121254824 gene encoding type 2 DNA topoisomerase 6 subunit B-like isoform X3 yields the protein MEPITSDPCYSSWLEKSKSPSHSLFKEELVELYRRAGVASIFCSLPPKRVSPRAPMEIASANVICLQVSFCDLQEILPFSSSIGFCKHPLVSLATQRCRLSGEPCRLSVVVKCSLPSDPLLIRISISDTGVGSCLEEFQGLKFSRQSIGDEKWGKCDNEVYHYQLNLKESASARRLTRLPSNPKNGVKFSGTEVILSMFESADALVAEINCFFQKMLMLKIPNVAYELVVERGDAPGSQCEHVFLANESNPLSFSASNLECLKSGIEDYVLKHGYKKEHLKVGSGTAYCTEGHQNTGWMMDTVIAISEISEPISSCFRTSGAKSEVIYFKDFSPCSVSRSSMKALTSIDWRSFGLTLKSIANQGGYAFLDWEGLPPNTRIDIILHSYHKQAIMPSAKQETQLDRNLIKRAVKLALDDLKEKHAGVLLSAHALKIRSYAPDLAKTIAGLILSSNDSGFQGECFSLLGLQCQGVGGEIVEDCIKKKIISVIEMNDRKSHERSEDVAPFLFEDECLQELDFQEDEYEEGVGFVFLARLYMRFSQLDQLMLKPRILSMGVLESPAWLPTVYWQLEIEHGYSLS from the exons ATGGAACCGATAACTTCAGATCCCTGTTATTCGTCGTGGCTTGAAAAGTCGAAGAGCCCATCCCATAGTCTTTTCAAAGAAGAATTGGTCGAACTCTACAGGCGCGCGGGAGTCGCTTCTATTTTCTGTTCGCTTCCCCCTAAAAGAGTTTCTCCTCGGGCTCCAATGGAGATTGCTTCCGCCAATGTAATCTGTCTGCAAGTGAGTTTTTGTGATCTGCAAGAGATACTTCCATTTTCCTCATCGATCGGTTTTTGCAAACACCCG CTGGTTTCTTTGGCGACTCAAAGATGCCGCTTATCCGGCGAGCCATGCAGGCTCTCAGTTGTTGTCAAATGCTCTCTACCTTCCGATCCTCTTCTTATTCGAATCTCAA TTTCAGATACGGGTGTTGGAAGCTGCCTGGAGGAGTTTCAGGGCTTGAAGTTTTCAAGACAAAGCATTGGCGACGAAAAGTGGG GCAAATGTGATAATGAGGTATATCACTATCAGTTAAATCTAAAAGAGAGTGCTTCTGCCAGAAGGCTGACTAGGCTACCTTCAAACCCAAAGAATGGTGTGAAATTCAG TGGGACTGAAGTAATTCTCTCCATGTTCGAAAGTGCTGATGCCTTGGTGGCAGAGATCAATTGCTTCTTTCAAAAG ATGCTCATGCTAAAGATTCCT AATGTTGCATATGAACTGGTAGTTGAACGTGGGGATGCTCCTGGATCGCAATGTGAACATGTTTTTCTAGCAAATGAGTCCAATCCGTTATCTTTCTCAGCCTCAAATCTTGAATGTTTGAAGTCCGGCATTGAAGATTATGTTTTGAAGCATGGATACAAGAA GGAGCATCTCAAGGTTGGGAGTGGGACGGCATATTGCACAGAAGGCCATCAGAATACTGGATGGATGATGGACACCGTGATTGCCATAAGTGAAATATCAGAGCCAATCAGTAGTTGCTTCAGGACTAGCGGTGCAAAAAGTGAG gttatttattttaaagatttttcaCCTTGCTCGGTCTCCCGGTCATCTATGAAGGCATTGACTAGCATTGACTGGAGAAGTTTTGGGTTGACTTTGAAAAGCATTGCGAATCAAGGTGGCTATGCATTTTTGGACTGGGAAGGCTTGCCACCAAATACTCGCATAGATATCATCCTCCATTCTTACCATAAGCA GGCCATAATGCCATCTGCGAAGCAAGAGACTCAACTTGATCGAAATCTCATAAAAAGAGCAGTGAAACTTGCATTGGATGATTTGAAGGAGAAGCATGCGGGAGTTCTTCTAAGTGCTCATGCCCTCAAG ATTCGCAGTTATGCGCCCGACCTCGCAAAAACAATTGCTGGCCTAATTTTGTCTTCCAATGACTCTGGCTTCCAGGGAGAATGCTTTTCTCTTCTTGGTTTGCAGTGTCAGGGAGTGGGAGGTGAAATTGTTGAAGACTgtataaagaaaaagattatcTCTGTTATAGAGATGAATGATAGGAAGTCCCACGAAAGAAGCGAAGACGTTgcaccttttctttttgaagatGAGTGCCTCCAGGAGCTAGACTTCCAAGAAGATGAATATGAAGAAG GAGTGGGCTTTGTGTTTCTGGCCCGTTTGTATATGCGTTTTAGCCAACTGGACCAGCTGATGTTGAAGCCCAGAATACTTTCAATGGGTGTTTTAGAAAGTCCAGCCTGGCTACCAACCGTATATTGGCAGTTGGAAATAGAGCACGGTTATTCTTTATCTTAG
- the LOC121254824 gene encoding type 2 DNA topoisomerase 6 subunit B-like isoform X1 yields the protein MEPITSDPCYSSWLEKSKSPSHSLFKEELVELYRRAGVASIFCSLPPKRVSPRAPMEIASANVICLQVSFCDLQEILPFSSSIGFCKHPLVSLATQRCRLSGEPCRLSVVVKCSLPSDPLLIRISISDTGVGSCLEEFQGLKFSRQSIGDEKWDGVLSVRTTGKCDNEVYHYQLNLKESASARRLTRLPSNPKNGVKFSGTEVILSMFESADALVAEINCFFQKMLMLKIPNVAYELVVERGDAPGSQCEHVFLANESNPLSFSASNLECLKSGIEDYVLKHGYKKEHLKVGSGTAYCTEGHQNTGWMMDTVIAISEISEPISSCFRTSGAKSEVIYFKDFSPCSVSRSSMKALTSIDWRSFGLTLKSIANQGGYAFLDWEGLPPNTRIDIILHSYHKQAIMPSAKQETQLDRNLIKRAVKLALDDLKEKHAGVLLSAHALKIRSYAPDLAKTIAGLILSSNDSGFQGECFSLLGLQCQGVGGEIVEDCIKKKIISVIEMNDRKSHERSEDVAPFLFEDECLQELDFQEDEYEEGVGFVFLARLYMRFSQLDQLMLKPRILSMGVLESPAWLPTVYWQLEIEHGYSLS from the exons ATGGAACCGATAACTTCAGATCCCTGTTATTCGTCGTGGCTTGAAAAGTCGAAGAGCCCATCCCATAGTCTTTTCAAAGAAGAATTGGTCGAACTCTACAGGCGCGCGGGAGTCGCTTCTATTTTCTGTTCGCTTCCCCCTAAAAGAGTTTCTCCTCGGGCTCCAATGGAGATTGCTTCCGCCAATGTAATCTGTCTGCAAGTGAGTTTTTGTGATCTGCAAGAGATACTTCCATTTTCCTCATCGATCGGTTTTTGCAAACACCCG CTGGTTTCTTTGGCGACTCAAAGATGCCGCTTATCCGGCGAGCCATGCAGGCTCTCAGTTGTTGTCAAATGCTCTCTACCTTCCGATCCTCTTCTTATTCGAATCTCAA TTTCAGATACGGGTGTTGGAAGCTGCCTGGAGGAGTTTCAGGGCTTGAAGTTTTCAAGACAAAGCATTGGCGACGAAAAGTGGG ATGGAGTGCTATCTGTGAGAACTACTG GCAAATGTGATAATGAGGTATATCACTATCAGTTAAATCTAAAAGAGAGTGCTTCTGCCAGAAGGCTGACTAGGCTACCTTCAAACCCAAAGAATGGTGTGAAATTCAG TGGGACTGAAGTAATTCTCTCCATGTTCGAAAGTGCTGATGCCTTGGTGGCAGAGATCAATTGCTTCTTTCAAAAG ATGCTCATGCTAAAGATTCCT AATGTTGCATATGAACTGGTAGTTGAACGTGGGGATGCTCCTGGATCGCAATGTGAACATGTTTTTCTAGCAAATGAGTCCAATCCGTTATCTTTCTCAGCCTCAAATCTTGAATGTTTGAAGTCCGGCATTGAAGATTATGTTTTGAAGCATGGATACAAGAA GGAGCATCTCAAGGTTGGGAGTGGGACGGCATATTGCACAGAAGGCCATCAGAATACTGGATGGATGATGGACACCGTGATTGCCATAAGTGAAATATCAGAGCCAATCAGTAGTTGCTTCAGGACTAGCGGTGCAAAAAGTGAG gttatttattttaaagatttttcaCCTTGCTCGGTCTCCCGGTCATCTATGAAGGCATTGACTAGCATTGACTGGAGAAGTTTTGGGTTGACTTTGAAAAGCATTGCGAATCAAGGTGGCTATGCATTTTTGGACTGGGAAGGCTTGCCACCAAATACTCGCATAGATATCATCCTCCATTCTTACCATAAGCA GGCCATAATGCCATCTGCGAAGCAAGAGACTCAACTTGATCGAAATCTCATAAAAAGAGCAGTGAAACTTGCATTGGATGATTTGAAGGAGAAGCATGCGGGAGTTCTTCTAAGTGCTCATGCCCTCAAG ATTCGCAGTTATGCGCCCGACCTCGCAAAAACAATTGCTGGCCTAATTTTGTCTTCCAATGACTCTGGCTTCCAGGGAGAATGCTTTTCTCTTCTTGGTTTGCAGTGTCAGGGAGTGGGAGGTGAAATTGTTGAAGACTgtataaagaaaaagattatcTCTGTTATAGAGATGAATGATAGGAAGTCCCACGAAAGAAGCGAAGACGTTgcaccttttctttttgaagatGAGTGCCTCCAGGAGCTAGACTTCCAAGAAGATGAATATGAAGAAG GAGTGGGCTTTGTGTTTCTGGCCCGTTTGTATATGCGTTTTAGCCAACTGGACCAGCTGATGTTGAAGCCCAGAATACTTTCAATGGGTGTTTTAGAAAGTCCAGCCTGGCTACCAACCGTATATTGGCAGTTGGAAATAGAGCACGGTTATTCTTTATCTTAG
- the LOC121254824 gene encoding type 2 DNA topoisomerase 6 subunit B-like isoform X4, which produces MEPITSDPCYSSWLEKSKSPSHSLFKEELVELYRRAGVASIFCSLPPKRVSPRAPMEIASANVICLQLVSLATQRCRLSGEPCRLSVVVKCSLPSDPLLIRISISDTGVGSCLEEFQGLKFSRQSIGDEKWDGVLSVRTTGKCDNEVYHYQLNLKESASARRLTRLPSNPKNGVKFSGTEVILSMFESADALVAEINCFFQKMLMLKIPNVAYELVVERGDAPGSQCEHVFLANESNPLSFSASNLECLKSGIEDYVLKHGYKKEHLKVGSGTAYCTEGHQNTGWMMDTVIAISEISEPISSCFRTSGAKSEVIYFKDFSPCSVSRSSMKALTSIDWRSFGLTLKSIANQGGYAFLDWEGLPPNTRIDIILHSYHKQAIMPSAKQETQLDRNLIKRAVKLALDDLKEKHAGVLLSAHALKIRSYAPDLAKTIAGLILSSNDSGFQGECFSLLGLQCQGVGGEIVEDCIKKKIISVIEMNDRKSHERSEDVAPFLFEDECLQELDFQEDEYEEGVGFVFLARLYMRFSQLDQLMLKPRILSMGVLESPAWLPTVYWQLEIEHGYSLS; this is translated from the exons ATGGAACCGATAACTTCAGATCCCTGTTATTCGTCGTGGCTTGAAAAGTCGAAGAGCCCATCCCATAGTCTTTTCAAAGAAGAATTGGTCGAACTCTACAGGCGCGCGGGAGTCGCTTCTATTTTCTGTTCGCTTCCCCCTAAAAGAGTTTCTCCTCGGGCTCCAATGGAGATTGCTTCCGCCAATGTAATCTGTCTGCAA CTGGTTTCTTTGGCGACTCAAAGATGCCGCTTATCCGGCGAGCCATGCAGGCTCTCAGTTGTTGTCAAATGCTCTCTACCTTCCGATCCTCTTCTTATTCGAATCTCAA TTTCAGATACGGGTGTTGGAAGCTGCCTGGAGGAGTTTCAGGGCTTGAAGTTTTCAAGACAAAGCATTGGCGACGAAAAGTGGG ATGGAGTGCTATCTGTGAGAACTACTG GCAAATGTGATAATGAGGTATATCACTATCAGTTAAATCTAAAAGAGAGTGCTTCTGCCAGAAGGCTGACTAGGCTACCTTCAAACCCAAAGAATGGTGTGAAATTCAG TGGGACTGAAGTAATTCTCTCCATGTTCGAAAGTGCTGATGCCTTGGTGGCAGAGATCAATTGCTTCTTTCAAAAG ATGCTCATGCTAAAGATTCCT AATGTTGCATATGAACTGGTAGTTGAACGTGGGGATGCTCCTGGATCGCAATGTGAACATGTTTTTCTAGCAAATGAGTCCAATCCGTTATCTTTCTCAGCCTCAAATCTTGAATGTTTGAAGTCCGGCATTGAAGATTATGTTTTGAAGCATGGATACAAGAA GGAGCATCTCAAGGTTGGGAGTGGGACGGCATATTGCACAGAAGGCCATCAGAATACTGGATGGATGATGGACACCGTGATTGCCATAAGTGAAATATCAGAGCCAATCAGTAGTTGCTTCAGGACTAGCGGTGCAAAAAGTGAG gttatttattttaaagatttttcaCCTTGCTCGGTCTCCCGGTCATCTATGAAGGCATTGACTAGCATTGACTGGAGAAGTTTTGGGTTGACTTTGAAAAGCATTGCGAATCAAGGTGGCTATGCATTTTTGGACTGGGAAGGCTTGCCACCAAATACTCGCATAGATATCATCCTCCATTCTTACCATAAGCA GGCCATAATGCCATCTGCGAAGCAAGAGACTCAACTTGATCGAAATCTCATAAAAAGAGCAGTGAAACTTGCATTGGATGATTTGAAGGAGAAGCATGCGGGAGTTCTTCTAAGTGCTCATGCCCTCAAG ATTCGCAGTTATGCGCCCGACCTCGCAAAAACAATTGCTGGCCTAATTTTGTCTTCCAATGACTCTGGCTTCCAGGGAGAATGCTTTTCTCTTCTTGGTTTGCAGTGTCAGGGAGTGGGAGGTGAAATTGTTGAAGACTgtataaagaaaaagattatcTCTGTTATAGAGATGAATGATAGGAAGTCCCACGAAAGAAGCGAAGACGTTgcaccttttctttttgaagatGAGTGCCTCCAGGAGCTAGACTTCCAAGAAGATGAATATGAAGAAG GAGTGGGCTTTGTGTTTCTGGCCCGTTTGTATATGCGTTTTAGCCAACTGGACCAGCTGATGTTGAAGCCCAGAATACTTTCAATGGGTGTTTTAGAAAGTCCAGCCTGGCTACCAACCGTATATTGGCAGTTGGAAATAGAGCACGGTTATTCTTTATCTTAG
- the LOC121254824 gene encoding type 2 DNA topoisomerase 6 subunit B-like isoform X5, with protein MEPITSDPCYSSWLEKSKSPSHSLFKEELVELYRRAGVASIFCSLPPKRVSPRAPMEIASANVICLQVSFCDLQEILPFSSSIGFCKHPLVSLATQRCRLSGEPCRLSVVVKCSLPSDPLLIRISISDTGVGSCLEEFQGLKFSRQSIGDEKWDGVLSVRTTGKCDNEVYHYQLNLKESASARRLTRLPSNPKNGVKFSGTEVILSMFESADALVAEINCFFQKMLMLKIPNVAYELVVERGDAPGSQCEHVFLANESNPLSFSASNLECLKSGIEDYVLKHGYKKEHLKVGSGTAYCTEGHQNTGWMMDTVIAISEISEPISSCFRTSGAKSEVIYFKDFSPCSVSRSSMKALTSIDWRSFGLTLKSIANQGGYAFLDWEGLPPNTRIDIILHSYHKQAIMPSAKQETQLDRNLIKRAVKLALDDLKEKHAGVLLSAHALKIRSYAPDLAKTIAGLILSSNDSGFQGECFSLLGLQCQGVGGEIVEDCIKKKIISVIEMNDRKSHERSEDVAPFLFEDECLQELDFQEDEYEEGEDAFSPLDI; from the exons ATGGAACCGATAACTTCAGATCCCTGTTATTCGTCGTGGCTTGAAAAGTCGAAGAGCCCATCCCATAGTCTTTTCAAAGAAGAATTGGTCGAACTCTACAGGCGCGCGGGAGTCGCTTCTATTTTCTGTTCGCTTCCCCCTAAAAGAGTTTCTCCTCGGGCTCCAATGGAGATTGCTTCCGCCAATGTAATCTGTCTGCAAGTGAGTTTTTGTGATCTGCAAGAGATACTTCCATTTTCCTCATCGATCGGTTTTTGCAAACACCCG CTGGTTTCTTTGGCGACTCAAAGATGCCGCTTATCCGGCGAGCCATGCAGGCTCTCAGTTGTTGTCAAATGCTCTCTACCTTCCGATCCTCTTCTTATTCGAATCTCAA TTTCAGATACGGGTGTTGGAAGCTGCCTGGAGGAGTTTCAGGGCTTGAAGTTTTCAAGACAAAGCATTGGCGACGAAAAGTGGG ATGGAGTGCTATCTGTGAGAACTACTG GCAAATGTGATAATGAGGTATATCACTATCAGTTAAATCTAAAAGAGAGTGCTTCTGCCAGAAGGCTGACTAGGCTACCTTCAAACCCAAAGAATGGTGTGAAATTCAG TGGGACTGAAGTAATTCTCTCCATGTTCGAAAGTGCTGATGCCTTGGTGGCAGAGATCAATTGCTTCTTTCAAAAG ATGCTCATGCTAAAGATTCCT AATGTTGCATATGAACTGGTAGTTGAACGTGGGGATGCTCCTGGATCGCAATGTGAACATGTTTTTCTAGCAAATGAGTCCAATCCGTTATCTTTCTCAGCCTCAAATCTTGAATGTTTGAAGTCCGGCATTGAAGATTATGTTTTGAAGCATGGATACAAGAA GGAGCATCTCAAGGTTGGGAGTGGGACGGCATATTGCACAGAAGGCCATCAGAATACTGGATGGATGATGGACACCGTGATTGCCATAAGTGAAATATCAGAGCCAATCAGTAGTTGCTTCAGGACTAGCGGTGCAAAAAGTGAG gttatttattttaaagatttttcaCCTTGCTCGGTCTCCCGGTCATCTATGAAGGCATTGACTAGCATTGACTGGAGAAGTTTTGGGTTGACTTTGAAAAGCATTGCGAATCAAGGTGGCTATGCATTTTTGGACTGGGAAGGCTTGCCACCAAATACTCGCATAGATATCATCCTCCATTCTTACCATAAGCA GGCCATAATGCCATCTGCGAAGCAAGAGACTCAACTTGATCGAAATCTCATAAAAAGAGCAGTGAAACTTGCATTGGATGATTTGAAGGAGAAGCATGCGGGAGTTCTTCTAAGTGCTCATGCCCTCAAG ATTCGCAGTTATGCGCCCGACCTCGCAAAAACAATTGCTGGCCTAATTTTGTCTTCCAATGACTCTGGCTTCCAGGGAGAATGCTTTTCTCTTCTTGGTTTGCAGTGTCAGGGAGTGGGAGGTGAAATTGTTGAAGACTgtataaagaaaaagattatcTCTGTTATAGAGATGAATGATAGGAAGTCCCACGAAAGAAGCGAAGACGTTgcaccttttctttttgaagatGAGTGCCTCCAGGAGCTAGACTTCCAAGAAGATGAATATGAAGAAGGTGAGGATGCTTTCAGTCCCTTGGATATATAA
- the LOC121254824 gene encoding type 2 DNA topoisomerase 6 subunit B-like isoform X6, with product MGIFMRYRLTCDLIDVCHSDADGVLSVRTTGKCDNEVYHYQLNLKESASARRLTRLPSNPKNGVKFSGTEVILSMFESADALVAEINCFFQKMLMLKIPNVAYELVVERGDAPGSQCEHVFLANESNPLSFSASNLECLKSGIEDYVLKHGYKKEHLKVGSGTAYCTEGHQNTGWMMDTVIAISEISEPISSCFRTSGAKSEVIYFKDFSPCSVSRSSMKALTSIDWRSFGLTLKSIANQGGYAFLDWEGLPPNTRIDIILHSYHKQAIMPSAKQETQLDRNLIKRAVKLALDDLKEKHAGVLLSAHALKIRSYAPDLAKTIAGLILSSNDSGFQGECFSLLGLQCQGVGGEIVEDCIKKKIISVIEMNDRKSHERSEDVAPFLFEDECLQELDFQEDEYEEGVGFVFLARLYMRFSQLDQLMLKPRILSMGVLESPAWLPTVYWQLEIEHGYSLS from the exons ATGGGAATATTTATGCGCTACCGTTTGACGTGTGATTTGATTGATGTCTGTCATTCTGACGCAGATGGAGTGCTATCTGTGAGAACTACTG GCAAATGTGATAATGAGGTATATCACTATCAGTTAAATCTAAAAGAGAGTGCTTCTGCCAGAAGGCTGACTAGGCTACCTTCAAACCCAAAGAATGGTGTGAAATTCAG TGGGACTGAAGTAATTCTCTCCATGTTCGAAAGTGCTGATGCCTTGGTGGCAGAGATCAATTGCTTCTTTCAAAAG ATGCTCATGCTAAAGATTCCT AATGTTGCATATGAACTGGTAGTTGAACGTGGGGATGCTCCTGGATCGCAATGTGAACATGTTTTTCTAGCAAATGAGTCCAATCCGTTATCTTTCTCAGCCTCAAATCTTGAATGTTTGAAGTCCGGCATTGAAGATTATGTTTTGAAGCATGGATACAAGAA GGAGCATCTCAAGGTTGGGAGTGGGACGGCATATTGCACAGAAGGCCATCAGAATACTGGATGGATGATGGACACCGTGATTGCCATAAGTGAAATATCAGAGCCAATCAGTAGTTGCTTCAGGACTAGCGGTGCAAAAAGTGAG gttatttattttaaagatttttcaCCTTGCTCGGTCTCCCGGTCATCTATGAAGGCATTGACTAGCATTGACTGGAGAAGTTTTGGGTTGACTTTGAAAAGCATTGCGAATCAAGGTGGCTATGCATTTTTGGACTGGGAAGGCTTGCCACCAAATACTCGCATAGATATCATCCTCCATTCTTACCATAAGCA GGCCATAATGCCATCTGCGAAGCAAGAGACTCAACTTGATCGAAATCTCATAAAAAGAGCAGTGAAACTTGCATTGGATGATTTGAAGGAGAAGCATGCGGGAGTTCTTCTAAGTGCTCATGCCCTCAAG ATTCGCAGTTATGCGCCCGACCTCGCAAAAACAATTGCTGGCCTAATTTTGTCTTCCAATGACTCTGGCTTCCAGGGAGAATGCTTTTCTCTTCTTGGTTTGCAGTGTCAGGGAGTGGGAGGTGAAATTGTTGAAGACTgtataaagaaaaagattatcTCTGTTATAGAGATGAATGATAGGAAGTCCCACGAAAGAAGCGAAGACGTTgcaccttttctttttgaagatGAGTGCCTCCAGGAGCTAGACTTCCAAGAAGATGAATATGAAGAAG GAGTGGGCTTTGTGTTTCTGGCCCGTTTGTATATGCGTTTTAGCCAACTGGACCAGCTGATGTTGAAGCCCAGAATACTTTCAATGGGTGTTTTAGAAAGTCCAGCCTGGCTACCAACCGTATATTGGCAGTTGGAAATAGAGCACGGTTATTCTTTATCTTAG